The following are encoded in a window of Acetobacteroides hydrogenigenes genomic DNA:
- a CDS encoding Fe-S cluster domain-containing protein produces MNTTILLTVITLSLLGVALAVVLYFVAEKFKVYEDPRIDEVEALLPGANCGGCGYPGCRGLSDAIVKAETMDGLFCPVGGNETMLTIAKHLGREAAAKDPMVAVLRCNGTKQVRKDVNTYDGAPTCAIASATYAGQTGCQYGCLGFGDCVNVCNFGAMRMDEQTGLPVIDEEKCTACGACVKACPKVIIELRKKGPKGRRIFVSCINKDKGAVAKKACGAACIGCGKCVKTCPFEAITLENNVAYIDFNKCKLCRKCVAVCPTAAIHEVNFPPKPKEEAPEAQAEA; encoded by the coding sequence ATGAACACAACAATTTTACTAACTGTAATCACGCTGAGCCTTTTAGGTGTGGCCTTAGCGGTGGTGCTTTACTTCGTTGCCGAGAAGTTCAAGGTATACGAAGATCCTCGAATTGACGAGGTGGAAGCGTTGCTGCCCGGGGCTAACTGTGGAGGCTGCGGCTATCCTGGCTGTCGAGGATTATCGGATGCAATCGTAAAGGCCGAAACCATGGACGGACTTTTCTGTCCGGTGGGCGGCAACGAAACAATGCTTACGATAGCCAAGCACTTAGGGCGCGAGGCTGCCGCAAAAGACCCGATGGTTGCGGTTCTTCGATGTAACGGTACTAAGCAGGTGCGCAAGGACGTTAACACGTACGACGGAGCGCCAACATGTGCCATTGCTTCGGCTACCTATGCAGGGCAAACCGGGTGTCAGTATGGCTGCCTTGGTTTTGGCGACTGCGTAAACGTGTGCAACTTCGGTGCAATGAGGATGGACGAACAAACGGGCCTACCTGTTATCGACGAAGAGAAGTGTACCGCTTGCGGAGCATGCGTAAAGGCTTGTCCAAAGGTGATAATTGAGCTGCGCAAGAAGGGACCTAAAGGTCGACGCATCTTTGTATCGTGTATCAATAAGGACAAGGGCGCGGTTGCTAAAAAGGCTTGCGGTGCTGCATGTATCGGTTGCGGCAAGTGCGTTAAGACATGTCCATTCGAGGCCATAACCCTCGAGAATAATGTTGCCTACATAGACTTCAACAAGTGTAAGCTTTGTAGAAAATGTGTGGCTGTTTGTCCTACTGCGGCAATTCATGAGGTAAACTTCCCTCCAAAGCCAAAAGAGGAAGCCCCCGAAGCACAAGCAGAGGCTTAA
- the recG gene encoding ATP-dependent DNA helicase RecG, giving the protein MRPSVLDSEIKFIPGVGPKRAQLLEKELGIRTFKDLLYTFPFRYVDRSKFYLISELHPDMPYIQLKGKFVRFETVGNGRSARYLGYFSDGRSSIEVVWFQGVKWVKDKYKIGVEYVLFGKPTAFNGKLNIAHPEIEQPKTEEGIINTAIHGVYSSTEKLKDGFLSTKAFSRIIATLLQMTLHQIDETLPEHIVKQLKLLPLREALLNIHFPKNSQLLAHAVQRLKFEELFYIQLNLLKQKVIRERTTNGLVCKVVGDKFNTFYSSYLPFPLTGAQKRVIKEMRADMGSGRQMNRLLQGDVGSGKTLVALMMSLIASDNGYQVSLMAPTEILANQHYESITGMLKDMPVKVALLTGSTRKKARTAIHEGLLSGEINILIGTHALIEDVVQFSNLGLVIIDEQHRFGVMQRAKLWTKNHLPPHILVMSATPIPRTLAMTIYGDLEVSVIDELPPGRKPITTMHFTDSQRRRLFGFMKEQIDLGRQVYVVYPLIKESEKMDYKDLEDGYESITRAFPLPEYQTVVLHGKMKAEDKDISMNQFASGKAHIMVATTVIEVGVNVPNASVMVIESSERFGLSQLHQLRGRVGRGAEQSYCILMSGYKLSKESKKRLDTMVATNDGFEIAEADLKLRGPGDLEGTQQSGIPFDLKIANLAKDGQLLQYARRVAEEILEEDPTLAQPQHAVLRYQLQQLSADKAVNLKEIS; this is encoded by the coding sequence ATGCGACCATCGGTTTTAGATAGCGAAATTAAGTTTATTCCTGGTGTTGGGCCAAAACGAGCGCAGCTTTTAGAGAAGGAACTAGGTATAAGAACCTTTAAAGACCTGCTCTATACGTTTCCGTTTAGGTATGTCGATCGCTCGAAGTTTTACCTGATCTCGGAGCTGCACCCCGACATGCCCTACATCCAGCTAAAGGGTAAGTTTGTTCGCTTCGAGACTGTGGGTAATGGTCGATCTGCACGCTATTTGGGCTACTTTAGTGATGGCCGCTCATCCATCGAGGTGGTCTGGTTTCAGGGCGTAAAGTGGGTTAAGGATAAGTATAAGATAGGCGTGGAGTACGTTCTTTTTGGTAAGCCAACGGCTTTTAACGGTAAGCTTAACATTGCCCATCCCGAGATAGAGCAGCCCAAAACGGAGGAGGGTATCATCAATACCGCCATACACGGGGTGTACAGCAGCACCGAAAAGCTGAAGGATGGATTCCTATCAACAAAAGCTTTCTCGCGCATTATTGCCACGCTGCTGCAAATGACCCTTCATCAGATAGACGAGACGCTGCCTGAGCATATCGTTAAGCAGCTAAAGCTGCTGCCGCTGCGCGAGGCGCTTCTGAATATCCACTTCCCCAAAAACTCGCAGCTGCTGGCTCACGCCGTTCAGCGGTTGAAGTTCGAGGAGCTCTTCTACATTCAGCTAAACCTGCTCAAGCAAAAGGTGATTCGCGAGCGCACCACCAACGGGCTCGTGTGCAAGGTGGTTGGCGATAAGTTCAACACCTTTTACAGCAGTTACCTTCCCTTTCCGCTTACCGGCGCCCAAAAGAGGGTGATTAAGGAGATGCGGGCCGATATGGGCAGCGGACGGCAGATGAACCGCCTGCTACAGGGCGATGTGGGCAGCGGCAAGACGCTGGTGGCGCTGATGATGTCGCTTATCGCCAGCGACAACGGCTATCAGGTGAGCCTGATGGCGCCCACCGAGATTCTGGCCAACCAGCACTACGAGTCGATTACGGGGATGCTGAAGGATATGCCCGTAAAGGTGGCGCTGCTTACCGGATCGACCCGGAAGAAGGCGCGAACCGCCATCCACGAGGGGCTGCTCTCGGGCGAAATCAACATACTGATAGGAACCCATGCGCTCATCGAGGATGTCGTTCAGTTTAGCAACCTCGGCTTGGTGATCATCGACGAGCAGCACCGCTTTGGGGTGATGCAGCGCGCCAAGCTCTGGACCAAGAACCATCTGCCCCCACATATTCTGGTGATGTCGGCAACGCCCATCCCCCGAACGCTGGCGATGACCATCTACGGTGATCTGGAGGTGTCGGTGATCGACGAGTTGCCCCCTGGTCGAAAGCCCATCACCACCATGCACTTTACCGACAGCCAGCGCCGCCGCCTCTTCGGCTTCATGAAGGAGCAGATTGACCTTGGGCGGCAGGTGTACGTCGTCTATCCGCTGATTAAGGAGAGCGAGAAGATGGACTACAAGGACCTGGAGGATGGCTATGAGAGCATCACCCGTGCATTCCCGCTGCCCGAGTACCAGACGGTGGTGCTGCACGGCAAGATGAAGGCCGAGGATAAGGACATCTCGATGAACCAGTTTGCCAGCGGTAAGGCGCACATCATGGTGGCCACCACGGTGATTGAGGTGGGGGTGAACGTGCCCAACGCCTCGGTGATGGTGATTGAGAGCTCCGAGCGCTTTGGCCTATCGCAGCTGCACCAGCTACGAGGGCGCGTGGGGCGCGGCGCCGAGCAGTCGTACTGCATCCTAATGTCGGGCTACAAGCTATCCAAGGAGTCGAAGAAGCGCTTGGATACGATGGTGGCCACCAACGACGGCTTCGAGATTGCCGAGGCCGACCTGAAGCTGCGCGGTCCCGGCGACTTGGAGGGTACCCAGCAGAGCGGCATCCCCTTCGACCTAAAGATTGCCAACCTGGCCAAGGACGGCCAGCTGCTACAGTACGCCCGTAGAGTTGCCGAGGAGATCCTCGAAGAAGATCCAACGCTCGCCCAGCCTCAGCACGCCGTACTCCGCTACCAGCTGCAGCAGCTCTCGGCCGATAAGGCGGTAAACCTGAAGGAGATTTCGTAG
- a CDS encoding ABC transporter ATP-binding protein: MEGKAIIKIEGITKFYKVGTQTVKALRGVDLQIGSNEYVAIMGPSGSGKTTLMNILGCLDSPTGGIYVLNGTDVSKMNDDELAEVRNKEIGFVFQTFNLLPRYSALDNVMLPLIYAGDSRQEREKKAISALENVGLSDRITHKPNELSGGQRQRVAVARALINNPSIILADEPTGNLDSKTSVDIMNLFEDIYKQGNTIIVVTHEEDIAKHARRIVRLRDGLIESDQINENPTLYQEVTIEG, translated from the coding sequence ATGGAAGGAAAAGCAATTATCAAAATAGAAGGAATCACAAAATTCTACAAGGTAGGAACACAAACCGTGAAGGCTCTCCGGGGCGTAGACTTGCAGATCGGAAGCAACGAGTATGTTGCCATAATGGGGCCATCGGGTTCGGGAAAAACAACCCTCATGAACATACTTGGCTGCCTAGACTCTCCAACAGGCGGCATTTACGTGCTCAATGGAACCGATGTCAGCAAGATGAACGATGATGAGCTTGCCGAAGTTAGAAATAAGGAAATCGGATTCGTCTTTCAAACATTCAACCTACTTCCACGTTATTCCGCATTAGATAATGTAATGCTGCCCCTTATTTATGCCGGCGACAGCCGACAGGAACGTGAAAAAAAGGCTATTAGTGCACTAGAAAACGTAGGATTGAGTGATAGAATTACGCATAAGCCCAACGAGCTATCGGGAGGACAGCGCCAACGCGTAGCTGTTGCTCGTGCGCTTATCAACAATCCATCAATCATTCTAGCCGACGAACCAACAGGCAACCTTGACTCAAAAACCTCGGTAGATATCATGAACCTATTCGAGGATATATACAAGCAAGGCAATACCATAATTGTCGTAACCCACGAAGAGGACATTGCAAAGCATGCACGTAGAATAGTCCGCCTCCGCGACGGACTAATTGAGTCGGATCAAATTAACGAGAATCCAACTCTTTACCAAGAAGTAACAATAGAAGGGTAA
- the rsxC gene encoding electron transport complex subunit RsxC has product MLRTFKIGGIHPPENKVSASSKIEALPLPEIAYIPLGQHIGAPATAIVAKGDKVKVGQLIAKASGFVSANIHASVSGTVTGIESIVDGSGYPRPTVVIAVEGDEWDESIDRSSTLVEETTLSAQEITKRVADMGIVGMGGATFPSHIKLMVPDGKKAEVLIINGVECEPYLTADDRLMVERGDEVLIGVKLLMKAINVSRAIIGIENNKPEAIANLTKLAPKYSGISVQPLKVKYPQGGEKQLVKATINREIPSGGLPIDVGAVVQNVATAFATYEAVQKNKPLIDRVVTVTGKSIAKPSNFFVRVGTPISQLLEAAGGLAEGNVKLISGGPMMGKALSTEKSPVTKGTSGVLVMVENMAVRPVASECIRCAKCVSACPMGLEPFLLNKLSARKMYPELEAGKVTDCIECGSCAYTCPAGIPLLDYIRNGKSAVMQIMRSRKK; this is encoded by the coding sequence GTGTTACGAACATTCAAGATAGGTGGCATTCATCCACCAGAAAATAAGGTATCGGCGAGCAGCAAGATAGAGGCTCTTCCTCTTCCCGAAATCGCCTACATTCCGCTAGGTCAGCACATCGGTGCGCCAGCAACCGCTATTGTTGCCAAAGGCGATAAGGTAAAGGTTGGTCAGCTAATAGCTAAGGCTAGCGGTTTTGTTTCTGCCAACATTCACGCATCCGTTTCGGGAACCGTTACGGGGATCGAAAGCATTGTGGATGGTAGCGGATACCCTCGTCCAACTGTTGTAATTGCCGTAGAGGGCGACGAGTGGGATGAGTCTATCGATAGATCGAGCACTCTAGTTGAAGAAACTACGCTATCGGCGCAGGAGATTACCAAGCGGGTTGCCGATATGGGTATCGTAGGTATGGGTGGTGCAACCTTCCCTTCGCATATTAAGCTGATGGTGCCCGACGGCAAAAAGGCCGAGGTGCTTATCATCAACGGTGTAGAGTGCGAGCCTTACCTTACTGCCGACGACAGGCTTATGGTTGAGCGCGGCGATGAGGTGCTTATTGGCGTTAAGCTTTTGATGAAGGCTATCAACGTTAGCCGTGCCATTATCGGTATCGAGAATAACAAGCCAGAAGCTATTGCCAACCTTACCAAGCTAGCCCCAAAGTATAGCGGGATTAGCGTACAACCGCTTAAGGTGAAGTATCCACAAGGAGGCGAAAAGCAGCTGGTTAAGGCAACCATTAACCGCGAGATTCCTTCGGGTGGCCTACCAATAGATGTTGGAGCCGTTGTTCAGAATGTGGCAACAGCATTTGCCACCTACGAGGCGGTACAAAAGAATAAGCCTTTAATCGATAGGGTTGTTACCGTTACAGGTAAGTCTATTGCAAAACCATCCAACTTTTTTGTTCGTGTAGGAACTCCAATTAGCCAGCTTCTTGAGGCTGCAGGAGGGCTTGCTGAAGGAAACGTTAAGCTTATTAGCGGTGGTCCAATGATGGGTAAGGCGCTATCAACCGAAAAATCGCCGGTTACCAAGGGGACAAGTGGCGTTCTGGTAATGGTAGAAAACATGGCGGTGCGTCCGGTTGCTTCGGAGTGTATTCGTTGTGCTAAGTGCGTAAGCGCATGTCCAATGGGGCTCGAACCATTCCTTCTAAATAAGCTCAGCGCGCGTAAGATGTATCCAGAGCTTGAGGCTGGCAAGGTTACGGACTGTATAGAGTGCGGTTCGTGTGCCTATACCTGCCCTGCAGGTATTCCGTTGCTCGATTACATCCGCAATGGAAAGAGTGCTGTAATGCAAATTATGCGTTCGCGAAAAAAGTAG
- a CDS encoding DUF3108 domain-containing protein: MRLKKRSGRLLSYGILSAIMLVAMLVSAQRNSCKLDTSLDTRAFRTDEEIKIVVSYSWFLVWTDVVDVWLKLSAEKKDGKDAIRINGYGKSRPFYDWFYQVRDIYETWLDPSSLRPLFFNRDVNEDGYLLKNFYTYDWDNKRILARIQKRNKPAYLDTIAITPCTNDVISLIYSIRNVDFSKLQLGDRFSIDLAVDDKVHSIAIKYDKVETIKVKGMGFFRCIKLSAKMVKSRAFTGKENMFIWITADQNRLPIYMESPIKVGTIKARITEMKNVRYPLASKVASK, translated from the coding sequence ATGAGACTAAAAAAACGTAGTGGTAGGTTACTCTCCTATGGCATTTTGTCTGCTATAATGCTTGTTGCAATGCTGGTTAGCGCACAGCGTAACAGCTGCAAGCTCGATACGAGCCTCGATACGCGCGCATTTAGAACCGACGAGGAGATAAAGATCGTGGTTAGCTACAGCTGGTTCTTGGTATGGACCGATGTTGTAGACGTTTGGCTGAAGCTGAGCGCCGAAAAGAAGGATGGTAAGGATGCCATTCGTATAAATGGTTATGGTAAGTCGCGGCCTTTCTACGACTGGTTCTACCAGGTGCGCGACATCTACGAAACCTGGCTCGACCCAAGCTCGTTACGCCCCTTATTCTTTAATCGCGATGTAAACGAGGATGGGTATCTGCTTAAGAATTTTTACACCTACGACTGGGATAACAAGCGAATTTTGGCGCGCATACAGAAGCGCAACAAGCCCGCTTACCTAGATACCATCGCCATTACGCCCTGTACCAACGATGTCATATCGCTCATATACAGCATTCGGAACGTCGACTTTAGTAAGCTTCAGCTTGGCGATCGGTTCTCTATTGATCTTGCCGTTGACGATAAGGTGCATTCAATAGCCATCAAGTACGATAAGGTTGAAACCATTAAGGTAAAAGGGATGGGGTTCTTTCGATGTATAAAGCTATCGGCAAAGATGGTTAAGAGCCGAGCATTTACCGGGAAAGAAAACATGTTTATCTGGATTACCGCCGATCAGAATAGGCTACCTATATATATGGAGTCGCCCATTAAGGTGGGTACCATTAAGGCCCGCATAACCGAGATGAAGAATGTGAGGTATCCGCTGGCCTCCAAGGTCGCGTCCAAGTAG
- a CDS encoding SoxR reducing system RseC family protein, with protein sequence MSKQNSRIQHVGIVEDVTETSICVSIVSTSACSSCHAKGGCSMSEQVEKKVRIPNTGIPVTKGETVNVVMSTSTGFKSVFLAYILPIVLLILGVAVFTSLSLSEGVSALLTLVVIAIYYGVLFLLRKVLESKFEMRIEKF encoded by the coding sequence ATGTCGAAGCAGAATTCAAGAATTCAGCATGTAGGTATTGTCGAAGATGTTACTGAAACCTCAATTTGCGTTAGCATCGTAAGCACATCTGCATGTAGTTCGTGCCATGCCAAAGGAGGCTGCTCGATGTCTGAGCAAGTTGAGAAAAAGGTAAGGATTCCCAACACAGGCATACCTGTAACAAAGGGCGAAACGGTTAATGTTGTTATGTCTACATCAACAGGTTTTAAATCCGTATTCTTGGCCTACATTCTTCCAATCGTTCTACTAATTCTAGGCGTTGCGGTATTTACCAGCCTTTCTCTTTCCGAAGGTGTTTCGGCATTGCTAACCTTGGTGGTTATAGCCATCTACTACGGCGTCCTTTTCCTGCTGCGAAAGGTCCTAGAGTCGAAGTTTGAAATGCGAATCGAAAAGTTTTAG
- a CDS encoding O-methyltransferase translates to MNKAFQIVEYARYLLKSEHWRGHGVHSPFMYKFIRETLMKASKKPNASQYAKELKRIAPRTIAKSNFGASPSNETDSTTRLLQKISISPKYGKLLNTIVCNYGPKEVLELGSGLGVSSYYLANSNPNSHIVTVEGMKAYADIAQATFKNLGVTNVSVNNSTFNVFFENLTPTQKFDLIFIDGAHTYEATISNFERSLIVAAPEAFIILDDIRWSEDMLRAWNDVKQHPKVRVSADFGRIGIIFLNPVLQKQEYQVRY, encoded by the coding sequence ATGAATAAGGCATTTCAGATAGTAGAATACGCACGTTACCTCCTAAAGTCAGAGCACTGGCGTGGCCATGGCGTACACTCCCCTTTCATGTACAAGTTTATTCGGGAAACGCTTATGAAAGCGTCAAAAAAGCCCAACGCCAGCCAGTACGCTAAGGAGCTAAAGCGTATCGCTCCTAGAACCATTGCCAAGAGCAACTTTGGTGCATCGCCCAGCAACGAAACAGATTCGACAACCCGACTGCTTCAGAAGATCAGCATCAGTCCAAAGTATGGTAAGCTGCTTAACACCATCGTTTGTAACTACGGTCCCAAGGAGGTGCTCGAGCTGGGCTCAGGATTAGGCGTATCGTCGTACTATCTTGCAAACAGCAACCCCAATAGCCATATAGTAACCGTAGAAGGAATGAAGGCGTATGCTGATATTGCGCAAGCAACCTTTAAGAACCTTGGTGTCACCAACGTTTCAGTAAACAACAGCACCTTCAACGTATTCTTTGAAAACCTTACCCCTACCCAAAAGTTCGATCTCATTTTCATTGATGGCGCCCACACCTACGAGGCTACCATCAGCAACTTCGAGCGTTCATTAATCGTTGCAGCACCAGAAGCGTTTATCATACTTGATGATATTCGCTGGTCGGAGGATATGCTACGCGCATGGAACGATGTAAAACAGCATCCAAAAGTGCGCGTTAGTGCCGATTTTGGACGAATTGGCATAATATTTCTGAATCCAGTACTACAAAAACAGGAATATCAGGTACGCTATTAA